One segment of Burkholderia multivorans ATCC BAA-247 DNA contains the following:
- a CDS encoding MFS transporter, with the protein MATSTQSLPGSSGAFEEATYRKVSWRLTPLLLLCYVVAYLDRVNVGFAKLQMASDLNLSDTVYGLGAGIFFFGYFLFEVPSNIILHKVGARVWIARIMATWGVISILTMFVTTPAMFYVMRFLLGVAEAGFFPGVILYLTYWYPAHRRGRMTTFFMTAVALSGVIGGPISGFILKAFDGISGWHGWQWLFLLEGIPSVLAGVLVFFALDDRIAKATWLTDEEKALLARNVDAEEATKEDLPLGAVMASPRVWLMALIYFSFVMGLYGVGFWLPTIIKATGVTDTLAIGLLSAVPYAVAVVAMILIARSADKHRERRWHLAIPAALGAVGLVLSVVWAHETALAMLGLTLATIGILTTLPLFWSLPTAFLGGAAAAAGIAMINSIGNLAGFLSPYLMGWLKQATGANDAGMYMLAGFLVLGGLLALSVPKRLVDK; encoded by the coding sequence ATGGCAACATCGACGCAGTCGCTGCCGGGCTCGTCCGGCGCATTCGAGGAAGCAACCTACCGGAAGGTATCGTGGCGGCTCACGCCGCTGCTGCTGCTCTGCTACGTGGTCGCGTATCTCGACCGCGTCAACGTCGGCTTCGCGAAGCTGCAGATGGCGAGCGACCTGAATCTCAGCGATACCGTATACGGGCTCGGCGCGGGTATCTTCTTCTTCGGCTACTTCCTGTTCGAGGTGCCGAGCAACATCATCCTGCACAAGGTGGGCGCGCGCGTCTGGATCGCGCGGATCATGGCGACGTGGGGCGTGATCTCGATCCTCACGATGTTCGTGACGACGCCCGCGATGTTCTACGTGATGCGCTTTCTGCTCGGCGTCGCGGAAGCGGGCTTCTTTCCCGGCGTGATCCTGTACCTGACCTACTGGTATCCCGCGCACCGGCGCGGCCGCATGACGACGTTCTTCATGACGGCCGTCGCGCTGTCGGGCGTGATCGGCGGCCCGATCTCGGGCTTCATCCTGAAGGCGTTCGACGGCATCAGCGGCTGGCACGGCTGGCAGTGGCTGTTCCTGCTCGAAGGTATTCCGTCGGTGCTCGCCGGCGTGCTCGTGTTCTTCGCGCTCGACGACCGGATCGCGAAAGCGACGTGGCTCACCGACGAGGAAAAGGCGCTGCTCGCGCGCAACGTCGACGCGGAGGAAGCGACGAAGGAAGACCTGCCGCTCGGCGCGGTGATGGCGAGCCCGCGCGTATGGCTGATGGCGCTGATCTACTTCTCGTTCGTGATGGGGCTGTACGGCGTCGGCTTCTGGCTGCCGACCATCATCAAGGCGACCGGCGTGACCGACACGCTCGCGATCGGCCTGCTGTCGGCCGTGCCGTATGCGGTCGCGGTCGTCGCGATGATCCTGATCGCGCGCAGCGCGGACAAGCATCGCGAACGGCGCTGGCACCTCGCGATTCCGGCCGCGCTCGGCGCTGTCGGCCTCGTGCTGTCGGTCGTGTGGGCACACGAGACGGCGCTCGCGATGCTCGGCCTCACGCTCGCGACGATCGGCATCCTGACGACGCTGCCGCTGTTCTGGAGCCTGCCGACCGCGTTCCTCGGCGGCGCGGCCGCCGCTGCGGGCATCGCGATGATCAACTCGATCGGCAACCTCGCGGGCTTCCTGAGCCCCTATCTGATGGGCTGGCTCAAGCAGGCGACCGGCGCGAACGACGCGGGCATGTACATGCTGGCCGGCTTCCTCGTGCTCGGCGGCCTGCTCGCGCTGTCGGTGCCGAAGCGGCTCGTCGATAAATGA
- a CDS encoding heme biosynthesis protein HemY — protein MTLRGIVWLAVLFAIAVALATVGRFDAGQVLIVYPPYRVDVSLNLFVISVVVLFIVVYALLRIVRNIWRMPQRVAAYRARTRNEKAQASLRDAIANLYAGRFSRAEKAAREALAVDANQGAASLVAATAAHRMHEYTRRDEWLSKVDAPEWQDARLLATADMRADARDADGALAALADLQAGGKRIHAQQVALRAQQQLKNWAEVLKLAKALEKREALHPAAAVRLRQQAAENLLRERRHDADALLEIWQSLSPAERQSPRLADLAAELLVALERRTEARRIVEDALAHNWDARLLRRYPDTAGADALPLIQKAEGWKKDHPEDADLLFALGRLCQQQQLWGKAQSFLEAALKLADNEALKVRAHRALARLFEHLGETDKAAKHYRESALAITVV, from the coding sequence ATGACGCTTCGAGGAATCGTCTGGCTCGCGGTCCTGTTCGCGATCGCCGTCGCGCTCGCCACCGTCGGGCGTTTCGACGCCGGGCAGGTGCTGATCGTCTATCCGCCGTATCGCGTCGACGTGTCGCTGAACCTGTTCGTGATATCCGTCGTCGTGCTGTTCATCGTCGTGTATGCGTTGCTGCGCATCGTGCGCAACATCTGGCGGATGCCGCAGCGGGTCGCCGCCTATCGCGCGCGTACGCGCAACGAGAAGGCCCAGGCATCGCTGCGCGATGCGATCGCGAACCTGTACGCAGGCCGTTTCTCGCGTGCGGAGAAGGCCGCGCGCGAAGCGCTCGCCGTCGACGCGAACCAGGGCGCGGCGAGCCTCGTCGCGGCCACCGCCGCGCATCGGATGCACGAGTACACGCGCCGCGACGAGTGGCTGTCGAAGGTCGACGCGCCCGAATGGCAGGACGCGCGGCTGCTCGCGACGGCCGACATGCGTGCGGACGCGCGCGATGCCGACGGCGCGCTCGCCGCGCTCGCCGATCTGCAGGCGGGCGGCAAGCGCATTCATGCGCAGCAGGTCGCGCTGCGCGCGCAGCAGCAGCTGAAGAACTGGGCGGAAGTGCTGAAGCTCGCGAAGGCGCTCGAGAAGCGCGAGGCGCTGCATCCGGCGGCGGCCGTGCGGCTGCGGCAGCAGGCCGCCGAGAATCTGCTGCGCGAACGCCGTCACGATGCGGATGCGCTGCTCGAGATCTGGCAGTCGCTGTCGCCGGCCGAGCGGCAGTCGCCGCGCCTCGCCGATCTCGCGGCCGAGCTGCTGGTCGCGCTCGAGCGCCGTACCGAAGCGCGCCGCATCGTCGAGGATGCGCTCGCGCACAACTGGGACGCGCGTCTGCTGCGCCGCTATCCGGACACGGCCGGCGCCGATGCGCTGCCGCTGATCCAGAAGGCCGAAGGGTGGAAGAAGGATCATCCGGAGGATGCGGACCTGCTGTTCGCGCTCGGCCGCCTCTGCCAGCAGCAGCAGCTGTGGGGCAAGGCGCAGTCGTTCCTCGAGGCGGCGCTGAAGCTCGCCGACAACGAGGCGCTGAAGGTGCGCGCGCACCGCGCGCTCGCGCGGCTGTTCGAGCATCTCGGCGAAACCGACAAGGCCGCGAAGCACTACCGCGAAAGCGCGCTCGCGATCACCGTGGTGTGA
- the hemDX gene encoding fused uroporphyrinogen-III synthase HemD/membrane protein HemX, producing MAGGARAFTAVLTRPDGQSAGLAAQLADAGCDVLEFPLIDIAPVDDPAPLAAAFAALADYALVIFVSPNAIDRALAQYGAIWPNALPVGVVGPGSVAALERHGIAPPAYRVIAPQPGSDGSAPHYDSEGLFASIEAAFGGASALAGKGVLIVRGDGGREWLADRLREAGADVTLVAAYRRVVPEPRIGTWERVHALLGGEPHAWLVTSSEGVRNLHELARAHLNDTEIEALKHAPLVTPHPRIEQTARALGFDRITLTGAGDERIVRAFRTMADEAVQPATAAPVTKRMTDTNDSKSVASQPAAASAPPSQPSYTASEPPARRGGSAVLWFVVVVLGCAAGVGGYALNRKIDRLDDALVARQKTLDAQVAETRTKTEQALASTHQVDTQLAQLDGKLADAQSAQQALQQQYQDLSRNRDAWMLEEVDQMLSSASQQLQLTGNTQLALIALQNADARLATSQSAQAVTVRKALAQDIEKLKAAPSADLTGLAIKLDDAIARIDALPLSGEAIVPHAAPKAAPADTASAAAAGEPRWKTWWHDFSSGLTQQLKGLVQVRRIDNADAMLASPDQGYFVRENVKLRLLAARLSLLARNESAMKADLHAAQASVGKYFDQASKDTQTVEDLLKQVDGASLTVAVPNLNTSLNAVQQFKSRG from the coding sequence ATGGCGGGCGGCGCGCGCGCATTCACCGCCGTTCTCACGCGCCCCGACGGCCAGTCGGCCGGGCTCGCCGCGCAACTGGCCGACGCCGGTTGCGACGTGCTCGAATTTCCGCTGATCGACATCGCGCCGGTCGACGATCCGGCGCCGCTCGCGGCCGCGTTCGCCGCGCTGGCCGACTATGCGCTCGTGATCTTCGTGTCGCCGAACGCGATCGATCGTGCACTCGCGCAGTACGGCGCGATCTGGCCGAACGCTCTGCCGGTCGGCGTGGTCGGCCCCGGCAGCGTCGCCGCGCTCGAGCGTCACGGCATCGCGCCGCCCGCGTATCGCGTGATCGCGCCGCAGCCGGGCAGCGACGGCAGCGCACCGCACTACGATTCCGAAGGATTGTTCGCGAGCATCGAGGCCGCGTTCGGCGGCGCCTCGGCGCTCGCCGGCAAGGGCGTGCTGATCGTGCGCGGCGACGGCGGCCGCGAATGGCTCGCCGATCGACTGCGGGAAGCGGGCGCCGACGTGACGCTGGTCGCCGCCTACCGGCGCGTCGTGCCCGAGCCGCGCATCGGCACGTGGGAGCGCGTGCATGCGCTGCTCGGCGGCGAGCCGCACGCGTGGCTCGTCACGAGTTCGGAGGGCGTGCGCAACCTGCACGAACTCGCGCGCGCGCATCTGAACGACACCGAGATCGAAGCGCTGAAGCACGCGCCGCTCGTGACGCCGCATCCGCGGATCGAGCAGACCGCGCGCGCATTGGGTTTTGATAGGATTACGCTGACCGGCGCGGGCGATGAGCGCATCGTCCGCGCGTTTCGAACGATGGCCGACGAGGCCGTCCAACCGGCGACAGCCGCACCGGTGACTAAACGCATGACAGATACCAACGATTCCAAAAGCGTCGCTTCCCAGCCGGCCGCCGCTTCCGCGCCGCCGTCGCAACCTTCGTATACCGCGTCCGAACCGCCCGCGCGCCGCGGCGGCAGTGCGGTGCTGTGGTTCGTCGTCGTCGTGCTCGGCTGCGCGGCGGGTGTCGGCGGCTACGCGCTGAACCGCAAGATCGACCGGCTCGACGATGCGCTCGTCGCACGCCAGAAGACGCTCGACGCGCAGGTCGCCGAGACGCGCACGAAGACCGAGCAGGCGCTCGCGAGCACGCATCAGGTCGACACGCAGCTCGCGCAGCTCGACGGCAAGCTCGCCGATGCGCAAAGCGCGCAGCAGGCGCTGCAGCAGCAGTACCAGGATCTGTCGCGCAACCGCGATGCGTGGATGCTCGAGGAAGTCGATCAGATGCTGTCGAGCGCGAGCCAGCAGCTGCAGCTGACCGGCAATACGCAGCTCGCGCTGATTGCGCTGCAGAATGCCGATGCGCGGCTCGCGACGTCGCAGAGCGCGCAGGCCGTGACGGTGCGCAAGGCGCTCGCGCAGGACATCGAGAAGCTGAAGGCCGCACCGTCGGCCGATCTGACCGGGCTCGCGATCAAGCTCGACGACGCGATCGCGCGGATCGACGCGCTGCCGCTGTCCGGCGAGGCGATCGTGCCGCACGCGGCGCCGAAGGCCGCGCCTGCCGACACGGCATCAGCCGCCGCCGCAGGCGAACCGCGCTGGAAGACGTGGTGGCACGACTTCTCGTCGGGTCTGACGCAGCAGCTGAAGGGCCTCGTGCAGGTGCGCCGGATCGACAACGCGGACGCGATGCTCGCGTCGCCCGACCAGGGCTACTTCGTGCGCGAGAACGTGAAGCTGCGGCTGCTCGCCGCGCGGCTGTCGCTGCTCGCGCGCAACGAGAGCGCGATGAAGGCCGACCTGCACGCCGCGCAGGCGTCGGTCGGCAAGTATTTCGATCAGGCGTCGAAGGACACGCAGACGGTCGAGGATCTGCTCAAGCAGGTCGACGGCGCGTCGCTGACGGTCGCGGTGCCGAACCTGAACACGAGCCTGAACGCCGTTCAGCAGTTCAAGAGCCGGGGGTAA
- the hemC gene encoding hydroxymethylbilane synthase codes for MNSEILAAGPRPAQPPATLTIASRESRLAMWQAEHVRDALRKLYPACDVKILGMTTRGDQILDRTLSKVGGKGLFVKELESALADGRADLAVHSLKDVPMMLPDGFALAAIMQREDPRDAFVSNDYASLDALPAGAVVGTSSLRREAMLRARYPHLQVLPLRGNLDTRLSKLDRGDYAAIILAAAGLKRLGLEARIRALLDVEDSPPAAGQGALGIEIAAHRADVAAWLEPLHDAQTALAVEAERMVSRALGGSCEVPLAAHAVWRAGELYLTGRVSTIDGSRVLTAEECASVVTVADALALGRAVSDELEAQGALEIVRALLAGSQAGKGEA; via the coding sequence ATGAATTCCGAGATTCTCGCGGCCGGGCCGCGACCGGCACAGCCCCCGGCGACGCTGACGATCGCTTCGCGCGAAAGCCGCCTGGCGATGTGGCAAGCCGAACATGTGCGTGATGCGCTGCGCAAATTATATCCAGCTTGTGACGTGAAAATCCTCGGGATGACGACGCGCGGCGATCAGATTCTCGATCGCACGCTGTCGAAGGTCGGCGGCAAGGGACTGTTCGTCAAGGAACTCGAGAGCGCGCTCGCCGACGGCCGCGCGGATCTCGCCGTGCACTCGCTGAAGGACGTGCCGATGATGCTGCCGGACGGCTTCGCGCTCGCCGCGATCATGCAGCGCGAGGATCCGCGCGACGCGTTCGTGTCGAACGACTACGCGTCGCTCGACGCGCTGCCGGCCGGCGCGGTCGTCGGCACGTCGAGCCTGCGCCGCGAAGCGATGCTGCGCGCGCGTTATCCGCACCTGCAGGTGCTGCCGCTGCGCGGCAATCTCGATACGCGGCTGTCGAAGCTCGATCGCGGCGATTACGCCGCGATCATTCTCGCCGCCGCGGGCCTGAAGCGGCTCGGTCTGGAGGCGCGGATTCGCGCGCTGCTCGACGTCGAGGACAGCCCGCCCGCAGCCGGTCAGGGCGCGCTCGGCATCGAGATCGCCGCACACCGCGCGGACGTCGCCGCGTGGCTCGAACCGCTGCACGACGCGCAGACGGCGCTCGCCGTCGAGGCCGAGCGGATGGTGTCGCGCGCGCTCGGCGGCAGCTGCGAGGTGCCGCTCGCCGCGCATGCCGTGTGGCGGGCCGGGGAGCTCTATCTGACGGGCCGCGTGTCGACGATCGACGGCTCACGCGTGCTGACGGCCGAGGAGTGCGCGTCCGTCGTGACGGTCGCCGATGCGCTCGCGCTCGGCCGCGCGGTTTCCGACGAACTCGAGGCGCAGGGCGCGCTCGAGATCGTCCGCGCACTGCTCGCCGGCTCGCAGGCCGGCAAGGGCGAGGCCTGA